From the genome of Leptolyngbya iicbica LK, one region includes:
- the cax gene encoding calcium/proton exchanger produces the protein MTTAAKPKSLLTLTNLVSFGLLLFVPLAVWAEHAEWDPLVVFAVSAIAIVPLAMWLSTATEEVAVVTGPSIGGLLNAVFGNATELIIAVVALKAGLVGVVKASITGSLLANLLLVMGLSMLVGGIKYKEQEFASIIARINGSTMTLAVTALVLPALLIQTSQVVAPETIEHLSVTVAVVLLVVYILTLVFSLKTHSYLYDVGVEDLEIDPAADEHAEKPNLWLWVGVLLTATLGVAFVSEIFVAALEEATATLGFTELFSGVILVPLVGGAAEYLTAVRVAAKNNMDLAVSISMGSSLLVALLIVPVLVLVGQAIGQPMDLNFNLFEVVAVIIAVALVNLISLDGRSNWLEGVLLLATFVILGTAFYFHPV, from the coding sequence GTGACTACTGCCGCCAAGCCAAAATCTTTGCTCACCCTGACAAATCTGGTCTCCTTTGGACTGCTGCTATTTGTGCCCCTCGCCGTCTGGGCCGAACACGCGGAGTGGGACCCCTTAGTGGTGTTTGCCGTGTCCGCGATCGCGATCGTCCCCCTGGCCATGTGGCTCAGCACCGCCACGGAAGAAGTCGCCGTGGTCACGGGTCCCTCTATCGGTGGCTTGCTGAACGCCGTCTTTGGCAATGCGACTGAACTCATCATCGCCGTGGTCGCCCTGAAAGCTGGGTTGGTTGGCGTGGTCAAAGCGAGTATTACGGGCTCGCTACTGGCGAATCTTTTACTGGTGATGGGGCTGTCGATGTTGGTGGGGGGTATCAAATATAAAGAGCAGGAATTTGCCTCCATCATTGCCCGCATCAATGGCTCCACCATGACCCTGGCGGTGACGGCCCTGGTGCTCCCGGCGTTGTTAATCCAGACCTCGCAGGTGGTCGCCCCCGAGACCATCGAACACCTGTCGGTGACGGTGGCGGTTGTCCTGCTGGTGGTCTACATATTGACTCTTGTCTTTTCCCTCAAGACCCACAGCTATCTCTATGACGTGGGCGTCGAAGATCTCGAAATCGATCCCGCAGCGGACGAACACGCCGAAAAGCCCAATCTCTGGCTGTGGGTCGGCGTGTTGTTGACGGCCACCCTCGGCGTCGCCTTCGTGTCGGAAATTTTTGTCGCCGCGTTAGAAGAGGCCACAGCCACCCTCGGGTTTACGGAACTGTTTTCGGGGGTGATTTTGGTGCCGCTGGTGGGCGGCGCGGCGGAATATCTGACCGCAGTGCGCGTGGCCGCCAAAAACAATATGGATCTGGCGGTGTCCATTTCCATGGGGTCGAGTCTGTTGGTGGCGCTGCTGATTGTGCCGGTGTTGGTGTTGGTGGGGCAGGCGATCGGGCAGCCCATGGATTTGAATTTCAATTTGTTTGAGGTGGTTGCGGTCATCATCGCGGTGGCGCTGGTCAATCTCATTAGCCTGGATGGTCGCTCTAACTGGCTGGAGGGGGTATTGCTGTTGGCGACCTTCGTCATTTTGGGCACGGCGTTTTACTTCCACCCGGTGTAG